ATCCTGGTCAACAACGCCGGTAAGGAAGAATCTGACCTACAAACTAAAAGCGTTGTTGTCCAAGGAGAACAGCAGATGATCAATGTCTTAAGtcctgaaataaaataagatgtaCTCGCGTACATAAAGAGCAGATATTTACTATATCCATATTTCCATTCAATGATAATTTATACTTCTGCTGTttgagtttttctctctgtcacagtaaatgtgtgtgtgtgtgtgtgtgtgtgtgtgtgtgtgtgtgtgtgtgtgtgtgtgtgtgtgagagagagagagagagagagagagagagagagagagagagggagagggagagaaacaaatcaaaccaaatttatttatatgtcaACAATTCAGAAGAGTTGAAAACTGGAACTGAGAGACAAAGTATGAGTATGGACAGTATGTTCAGATCCAAACTAAATTTGCATTATTACAGAAGCCTATGTACGGTACTATGAAAATGATAATGCTGAAACAATAAgctaaaaaaaagacatgaaagtaagtaaataaatagatcACAATAGCCTGAGATgataaaattcattttattcacaTGTGCCTAATTGTTCTTGTAAGAAAACTAAACAATTACTTACTCTTACAATATAAGGAGCCAACATTCTCAAAACATCcattgaaaagacaaaaaggttCAAAATCCAGAGTCCAAAAAATCATCCATCAATGTTattgataaaaatgtttgtgtttgtgtgtgtgtgtggggagagGGGGGACCTGCCCCAGGATCTAGGAGTTACGTGGGGCGGTATCATCAATGATTAGAATATATCACCTGTGACAAAGTTTCTCCTCTTCTGTAGCCATTTTTGCCTTTCCTGTAACTCAGGCCAGAAAAGAAGTAAGTTTGTCCCATATAACTGGTTTTACATTTGTCAAAATGTCTCTCTTCCAGCCTCTCTGGGTGATGTGTCCCGTTACGCTATAAGTTTCACCAACATGGCTGAGGTAGATGCCTACCTGTCTTTCAATGTCAGCTCATCCTTGTGCCTCACTGCTAGCATCCTGCAGGCATTTCCACAGCGTGCAGGTCTGCGACGCACCGTGATCAACATCTCCTCACTTTGCGCCCTCCAGCCTTTCAGCTCCTGGGTTCTGTACTGTACCGGCAAGGCTGCCCGAGACATGATTTTCAGGGTGCTGGCAGAAGAAGAGCCAGACCTGCGTGTGCTGAACTACTCTCCAGGTTAGTTATTCCTGAAGTTGCAGTTATGCTGAAAACCAACCAGTAAAGCCATATTTTACCTTCCTCTTTTTACTGCTTAAATAAGGTTGCCTCTGTCTTTAAAAAATCTTCATCTTAACAAGGCATTTAATTATCAATGACCTGATGAGCCATCAttaattgattaaaatgtaCACCATGAAGGGATAATAGTAAAATACATTATTGtttgtgatataatttatttcaaatttaaaagtaATTCAGTAATTCATATTAAGCTTGAAAATCAAAAATAGCAACATGTTAAAATagttcaaaacatttaaaaaaataaaataataataaaccctaacccttattgAAATTTTGGttatataaaatgaaacacaaaaaaaaaaaaaaaaaaatcaaacaaattaattgccttgcatttctttttggcgttttttttttttttttttttataaatattaatttttaaataattgttaTTCTTCCACTAAAATctatctaaatctaaattatGTCATGGacatactgtaaaaaaaaaaaaagtcttaaaatatATGCTGTAACCATCGTTAACCAAGATCATgttcaacatttctcttctATACTGAATCAGGACCCCTGGACACAGACATGTACATGGTGGCCAGAAccagatcagctgatccagGTGTCAGGAAGTCTTTTTCAGACATGATTGATCAAGGTCAGGTGCTCACATGTGAGAAGTCATGTAAAAAACtcatgaagctgctgctggatgacaAGTACACATCAGGGGATCACATTGACATCTACGACGTTTAGACTCAGTGGCACCTGCATGCCTCAGATGTGGGACCTGATGACTTCCAAGTGTCTTGACCATTGATCTTTAgtgttgctttctttttgtAAATGATCCACCATCAAACCAAAGTTTATGACAATTAAACTGAAACACTTGCAATGAGATCAGAAATGCTTAATAGTCCTGAGAACTTTGTGATCGTTGGGTATGTTGCTCTAAGCTTCATCTGCAGATCCACAtgatggaggtggtggtgaGTTCTGTTGTGTGGAACTTTGTGATCGTTGGGTATGTACTTAAGTTACAATTTGTATGGGTATGTACAAAGTATTGATTTTTTTGATGCCGCTGTAATTTTATTCAGAGTACTTTATCCGCTCTAGTGGccagcactgcagcagcaagCTCCAGTTTAGTGATTTGAATCATTTTGAGGGGAAATCCTCTTACTTGAATGCATCATCATGCATATGAATGCAACATCAATGGAtctgaaaaattatgaaattgtTTCTGGGTTTGTGTGGCAAAGTTGTTGAGCTCAAAACATCTTCTAACCTTGAAGTCAGTAATTTTCTGGTGATCTAACTTCCAGCCAACCCATGCTGGAAGTTAAATGGTAGATACAGAAATTAAATGGTAGTCTGACATCCAAAACGTTGGCTGAGTTTCTGAAGGTTTTCATGAACTTTTTGTCCTCCattgacatttgttttgtgcttggtttttttttttttttttaatagcattATTCTGTAAACTTAGTGTTGTACTACGTGACCAGCAACgtacattaacattaacattactGACCAATACCGACTGAACATGGCGAGTTCTCTCCCCGCATAGTAGAAGAACATGGGTGTGGCTTAACACAGCATGTGACAAAATGGCATTGACTTATGGCCTATATAACTGCGACTCGTAGTGGTATAAATCATGTGCTGCATCTCAATAAATAGTAACACTATCGCAACTTAATAATCCATCAAATCTCTTATCGTAAACTGAGTACTAGAAAATTAAAGTGTGTTACTTAACAACCTCCCTGAAAATCTACCGAGTTTTATATTTGATCATGTTCTCTTTAACTTCCCCTGTGTGCTTATTGTCCTCTATTAATTGCATTCATCTATTAAGTGCATGATCATGCACTGTTTGAACTTCCATGGTGAGGTGAAAAATAATAAGCCATACATCCAGTGTAAAGGCATTTCTCAGTTCTTTCTACCATAACAATTTCACAATAGATGATTCATCATCATAgcggttcccgggcctgggacctttctgtgtggagtttgcattttctttccatGCCTGCAAGGATTTCCttcgggtactccggtttcctcccaccgtccaaggcatgcatgtttgagttaattTGGGGCTCCAAAATTGTGTGTAGGTCTGGGTTTGAGTATAAGtggttgttgtctctgtgtgttggtcctaTGATGGaatgatgacctgtccagggtgtacccctcccTTGcccagtgagctgggattggctccagcacccccagaacccagaaacagataagcagttgaagatgagtgaattaatgaattaatgagtATTAATGAGTAAgcacaagaaacttgtgtgacaaaaacagaccagactcattgactaactcccgaacaaactttcaccctgcccaTGTGCCCTTaagataacccccccccccaaaaaaaaaaaaaaaaaaatccataacaGGAAGTCTGCTATTTTGAATTTCCTTTCAAGTTTTTGCAGGGTAAGGATGATGTACTTTTATGAATTGTCATAGAGAATTGACCATTAGAAATCATGTTGCATTGTCTCAGCTTTCCCAAACTTGTTAAGATTCATAGCCTGCACACATAGCTATATTTTGTtgtactgttgttttttgtttgttgtgcattTAGTGACAATAGGAAATGTCATGTTTTACATTCTCATGTTCCTCACAGGTTGACCTCAGCCACCCCCAAACCTGATGACCAAAATGCTGAAGAACTTGTCAATGATTTACTTTGATGAGATTTTGTTCAAGGGTGTGACTTTGATGATTATGTCCTTCCAGGAAATGGCTATATCAACATGATATACTGTTCAGTATTTCCAAACCTGGTCAAAAAACACTTTATCCatgtgtaccccaccctcgccagATGTGAGCTGGGGTTGCCCCCTGCCacatggaaatggataagcggtataATCAGAATGAATAAcgctgttgtttgtttgatatgTTTTGTCTTATTACTTTGCTGTTTAGGGTATGGATGGAGTGGATAGTACTCATAGTGGATGTTTAGGGTGGATATGATTTTCCTGACTTATTCCACTTAATATAAATGTACTGGTGTTTATCTATGTGCTTTTGTTCTAATGCAAATTGAAATGTGAATTGTGATTAAAGTTAATAAAGATGAGTGAATAACTTTAAATGTGTACCTTTGTTGAAGATTCAGTTTGAGTATGATGTGAAATGGTAATAACGGTAATGTATAGTAATCCTGTGAAATTAAAGAGCATCTGTAGGCTGCCAGATACATGAGTACAGACATGGTCTGAAACTTGATGACGAGATAAAGTAATGTCtagtttaaatatatataaatatatatattaaatgtaataacacataattaataaataatattttctaataattaaataaatgtatgtatatactgAACGCGCCTTGCACATGTGAATGCACGGAGATTGTGTATTGTGGCCACACCCTTCCCCCGTTACATTTAGTAATtcaatttacattatttatggtaataaattaattgaagcaacaaaaaaaatctgaggagccaCTTGAGAGCCAAAAGAGCTGGCTCTCTAAACAGAGCCAGAATTCTTATCACTACTTCAGAGCAGTGCAGGTACTGGGAGAGCATTTGAGAGGAGGATCATACCATTTGTGAGCGGTGCGggtgttcattttaattatatgAATGTATTATGTTTAAGACTCTTTCTTCGGACATTATTTGTGCTTGTGAAAGACGAATTAAAAGTGTAAAACAATAACTTTTCGACACAACTTTTGGGGGTGCTGACTTTAAGTGGGCGAGACTAGTCCACTTTTGGGGGAGTCAGCAAACTTTGCATTTTGAATCTGTGGTGCTTCTGGCTAGGACTCGAGTCAGTGAAACGTTGCATCTGAATGATCTGATTCTCAACTGTTTCCACTCACTCAGAACTGTTTCCAGTGAGTCTACTGACTCCCCTTGTGTACTTAACAGCCAACTGGAGGATTTATGATTTATATTAATGAGACCTCAGACTCGAGGTATAACCCATTACGAAAATTCTATTTGATTCAGGAACCGACCAAAGGCCCGGTTCACAAAGCAGATTTGACAAACTATGCGTCtaaccctgaactctgagttgatcTACTCTAAGATAGGAAACTCTGTGTTtttggttccagaacagctgatttgAGCTAGTTTGGTCAACTCGGGGTAGTTTCACCTGAAGGTAAGTGCGTGCataaaaagacagcatcaatggagccccgatcCCAcaagtcaccatggcaacagggaAGAGGCGGGCAGCATTTTTCACCCCACTGGAATTGGACATCTTAATGTGCTCATACAGAGAGTTTGAACATGTTAAATGTAGTCCTTTCCAATGACAATAATATTACCAGGGAAAACTGCTTGAATGGTAGCAGTGGTGTAGTCTACTTCAGGGGTTCCCAAACTTTTCCACGCAATGGCTCCCCAAACAACATTAGCCTCTGGCCGGGGAGCCCCTTTGCAAACCCACCAACAAAATATGTGAAGAAACATCAACTCTTAGAATGATTTccttaattttattcaatattcaataatGATTTCATTTGCTTAGCATAATAATAACATATTTACAACACTGTATTACATTTCCACTGCATAATAAACTTTTCAACAAACTGCTAAtaaacaagaacacaacaaaagaagTCTACTGTTTTTTCAGCCTCTGTCGGATGTTTTTGTATCAGGTGATGCTGAAGTTTTGAAGGTTTTACACACTCGTTTGAGAGAGTCTCCAGACAGAGGATGCATTTTGGACAGTCatggctgtttttctgtgtggctgTAAAGCCATACTAACCATATGCTGCCTCATACTTTCTGGTTTTAGTTGGCCAGGAggttatagattttttttttttttgaagcaatGCTTCtcatataaaataatgaatctAGACATATAATCAATGGAAAAAACTCTTAGGTTTCTTAGATAAGATTTACTCTTGTACAAAtacatgtgtatttatatgtttgtgttttgttttttatttacagatagTTGTGAAATAGCTGCTCCAGTGAAACTCAGAATTATCCTTGGGGAAAACAATTCCCAGAGACTCACCCTGCAAGAGGGGATTCCAGACACTGTTGGTGAACTTATTCAGCACATTAAGAGGCATTGTGGGGTAGAGGCCCACTTCAGGCTGCAATTTATGGATGCTGAGTTTGGCAATGAGTTTACCAACTTGACTTCATTGTCAGAGATCCAGGACAGAAGTACCTTAAAGCTCATTTTTGATTCAGCTGCATCTGACCTGCCTGGTGGCTCCACACCCGCTCCACCCTACTCCACATCCCCTCCACCCTACTCCACTCCATGTTCTAGTAATGAGTCACAACTTACATCTGGTAGCTCGTATGACACGGACATTCCTGAGTCCACCCCTTCAAGATCCTCTGGATggcctgttgtttttcttgtgccCCGTTTCCCATATGATTGTGAACTGCAGCTGGACAAAGCCAATActgatttcaaagaaaatggaaCTTTTTTGAATCCTGACATTAGACTTAAAACTGCCATTCTTGACAGCTTAGCTGAAGCGATTGTTCAGTACAAAGTGTACCCCTCAGACAGTGAGTTTGAAGAGGTTGCTGAAGCCCTTGTAACATCCCACCCATGTTTGAAAGAACCAGGCTCTGCCACTGGATATGGTGGCTGGAAGGCCAGCTTAAAGTACAAACTTGCCAACTACAGACGGAAACTCAAGCGACTTGGATGCCCAGAGGTTGAACTGAATTCCCTCACAAATAAACCTGCAGACAAATGCAGTCCTGCTTATGGTGTCAAGAAGCCCAGAAAGGCTGAAGTAAATTACTGCCCCACCTACCCATCTGGTGAATCTGCAGAGACTCTGGAAAAGATAAGAGAGGCCCTTCTTTTAGAAGtactgaggactgaggacacagtgGCAGCAATGATGGAGAAGACATTTGCACACAGAAGACAAGAAGTTCTTTGTGATGCACCCTTGGTTGCTGATTACAAAAGGTGAGGTAGGTGAATAAATGCGCAGCAATTATTTACTTTGATTGGAATATGATGTCTTCATTTAACATGTACTGTATTATTCATATAGCCATTGAAGTTAGCTGATTCAAGATTTGGTGAAAGATGACAATTGTTCAACTAGCTGGTAATTTCAATGCTATTGAAGATATGATATTCAAACTTGCTTTTGtgtaccattttttttttttttttttttttttttttttacatgtaagcTAACTgctgaatttaagaggatcacAACAGTCGGTTTGCTGTCCAAGTTCTTCTCCGAGCTGGATGCTCACTCTTCAAACCTGATGAGGGTGTTTGGCAAGAAAGGCGGCGTTCAAGGAAGAAAGATTAAGAGCATCATGATGCCCATAAGCCAGGTATGataattggggaaaaaatagaaactgtCAAACTTGTACAGTTGTAATATTTTAAACTTCACCAAAGGCTTGAAAGAGGTAATgtaagagggagggaaagaaggggTAAAGTACTTTCTCTCAGAATGATCTGATGAAATATGTAACGTTTGAAAATGTCCACTGAAGTTATAATGGTAGTTACTGTTTCCTGGGACCacataaatgcttttattttacatatttctttaattaagTGTATTGCTTAGACTGTGCTGAGTTTTTAACCAACATTATCTAAGGTTCCTTTAGTTGATATGTGAAAGTTACATACTACTGATGCACCCATGGATATTGCACGTTCATATATCAAAACATTTGTCAAAGATTGTGTTACATTTGAAAGAATGTGTCATTCAATGTtgtattatgtgtgtgtaacatCTACTGTTGATTAAaatggtttttccttttttatttttgtggtttctATGTCTGGCCTACATTCCTAGACCGACGCCATTGATGTCAGGAGAGAGTGCATCATCAAAGCCCTGTGTGTGTACCTGAACGAAGAGCCCGAGAACCTTGTGAAAGAATACATGGTatgtaatttagtttttattctctAGTCCTTATTCTGACATCTGTAAACAAAGCAGTTATGTACTTAGAAAAAGACAATGTAATTATAGAATCTTTCACCATGGAAATTAAGTAAATTATAGCAGTAATGTGAGTTAAAATGGGAGTGGTATAACATATTTCCATATACATTctcttacccccccccccccccttttttttcctcctgtgaagGACACAGATGGTGAAAGCAGTGAAGCTGCAGTGATGGAGACAATGTTTGGAATCTTTGTCATTCGCAAAGAAGGTGCAGAGCCAGATGATGACCCGGAAGATGTAGGTGTCATTCTGGAGGGTGTGAAAGTTCTGGATGAATTGGGAAATGTACCACTTGCTTTGGTCATGTTGTTCGCACTTGTATATGCTCTGAACCTCAGCTACCCTCCACAGCTGAGATATACCTTTGAAGCTTTGCAGAAGATCATCATGGAGCTTGATGGAAACAGACTctcaaaaaaaaatcaagcactGAAAACTCTACTTGCACGTTATAGTCATCGTCAATAGTGACCTAGGGGTTACTCTTGCTGGAAGGCATTTGAAGACATATGATGAgcagtttgctttttaaaaaaaatggcatgctGTGTTTGTCATTTACCACTTCCAACTGTTGCTATTTGGGGGTTAGAAAATAGAATGTTGTGAAATATCtctttaaaaaagttaaagaaaaaatgtgtgaaaattgttattttcaaaaGGAAACGACGGAATATTATAAAAAATTCTTTGACACTTGAAATATAAGGATGTACAatactgtgttttcagtttgtcctcaaacatttttgtttgcacTCAGTTGCCAGGACCACGTTCTGCACATAACTTGGTAACCAGCTTTGATTCGTATTTTGGTAATCAGAAAGCTCTTAATTTAGATATCTAATGTTTAATTGTTAAATGGTTTACACTTGAAATCTGTATAGGAATGTATGTTGCAGACTGATTTTTCAAAAACCACTTGAGCTTTCGTGGCTACATAGTCAGAATCCAAGAATCCAGTCTAAGAAATGTTCATAGTTTTATACAAAGATTTCTACCTGAGTTTCTATAGATCCGTTTtgctgaaatgaataaattttATATGTTGATGTTGAATTTGAGTAACATGTTAACTGGAGGCAGGCTGCAATTTTCTAACTCAGTAGCTACAATTTTtgctattcttttttttttgtttgttttaaaagacaTGACATAAtgcactgtctgtgtttgaacTTAAGTTTTAGGCtgtctgcttgttgtgttttcacagcaacATCTTTCTAAGCAGTTGCTAAGTCAGTATTGCCTTTTCTGGTAAAGTTTAATTCCAACAAATTcggtttgctgtgtttttcttttccaaacttGACCCCAGCTGGGGGTAAACTAAATTAACATAAGTGTTTTAATTCCTGACTATATAAACTtcaaaaatgacttttctgAGTAATTatgttaattttctttaaaaaaaattaaaaggctAATATCTCAGCCTAAAGCATTATTTGATGAATAAACTTAACTTCATGTAATTGTACTACTTTAAGAATAAGTTGTAACTACCCTATTAAATTAAGTAACTCATAATCATATCATACAAGTTTAAATAGCCCAAAAAAATCAAGTCAGATCCACCTATGGTAAATATGTTACATTTGCCTATACAAATCTAGTTGGACTGAACCATGGTAATTAACTAACCGTAACCCCAGTACATCATGTTGACccagcatatttacatttagttGAGTCAACAAAATTCTTTCTCATTAAATTAAACCATTTCATTTAGGTGGAAATTCTTTCCATAATTTTATTATGTTCACCCAACAAGTTATTTTTTTGAGTGCAGTGTCCTCCACAGCAGGgctggggttagggttagggttagggttagtacaggtagctaagtctagacgtcaaagagaaattgagaaattagttaaacaaagaagacaattaagaaagcagtggaaaagagctacagaggaagagagagagggaattaatgtgttgcaagaggggttgaAAAGTAACCTAGCTGTACTCAGAAGGGCCGAACATCttaggaagaagagaaaaaagaaagaatatgtaagaacagcattttacagggacccattcaagtttgttaaaggattgtttaaccaggaaaagggagggtagcttaaagcgacaaagatagaagtaaaagagtacctgagaaatacatattcagattctgagcagaatagagtagtaggacttccacctgacatgccaccattaggggatagatagatcaagaaatgttagaccacctaggtggaaggaggtagaggagtTAGTCAGGTGTGcaaaggcttcttcggcccctgggccaaatggagtcccctaccgggtctataaaagcgcacctgatatcctaaagtttttgtggaggtaattaagaatagtttggaagaaaccgtctattcccagagcatggcgtagggcaggaggtgttcttattcctaaggagaaggagtcctcagagctgagtcagttccgtatgatctctctcctgaatgtagaggggaagattttctttagtgtagttgcacggagactagctagttatttagaaaggaatagcttaataaatacttcagtacagaaggcaggaataccagggTTGAAttgcagggtgtttagagcacactagcatgacttggcatcaaattcaggcagccaagagtgagaaaagagatttgcatgtgatattcttggacttagcgaatgcatttgggtcagtgccacatagtcttatttgggaggcgtttgattattttagggttagggttagggttagggttagtgcctccagtgcctggagtagttgtcaatttagtaagaagctatttccaagatatcagactatgtttaagtacggcaggctttacaacaggttggcagaagttagaaataggtattatggcagggtgtacgatttctccattagcattcacaatggcaatggaggtaatttTTAGAGCCTCTAGGTcggttgtaggtggagagaggcggcaggatgggatgcgccttacaccaattagggcatatatggacgaCATGACGTTGACAACTACAGCggtgtatgaaaagaatacttgagagacttaataaaaacttaaagtgggctagtatgagaatcaagcctagtaagtctagaagtatctcaataagtagaggaagtttaagtgatcgaaagtttgtaatagatgaagaggcaattccaataattagggaaaaaccagtgaagagcttaggtaggtggtacaaggcagatttgcatgacggaggacaggtagtgcagtttaggaaggatgttgctgagggtctggatagaatagataaatcaggacttccaggaaagttgaagttgtggtgtttgcagtttggattgtttcctaggttgatgtggccactgtcagtatatgagattccaatatcggctgcagagaaaatggaaagactagtaagcttttacattaggaagtggctcggggttccaagatgtttaagcactgtggcactgtatgggaaaagcgtacttcagctcccagtatttagtctagtggaggagtttaaatgtactaaggttaggacagagctcctgttatctgggagtaaagatgtggttgttagtaaagtagttccaaacccaaccaaggggagaaaatggaatccaagaatggcagtgcaggaagcagaagcagctcttaggcatacagagattgtgtgtaatgtacagataggccggggaggcttggggcttggctaaggcaaaccggtgtggagtagagcagatcccaaagagaagaggaagctaattgtagagcaggttcgtagacaggaggaaatattaagaggtgcgagggcagtgggtcaggctaagcagggacagtggttgaactgggaaggtgtagagaagaaaaagcttagttggaaagagctgtggagtatggaggaaagtaggattagatttttgataggggcaacatatgatgtcttgccaactccccagaacctaaaactctgggtaaatggagacccgttatgttcgttgtgttcaggtgctgcaactctaaagcacatcttgtccagttgtaaggttagtctctcacaaggccgatatacgtggcgacataaccaggttttaaaagcttagctgcaggcattgaagatatacggaggcaggcaattctaggtgggtctaagacaaagagagttgcaatacagtttgttcaggaagcagggaaagttaataagataataaggaagcaaggcagcttagaggatgctagtgactgggagatgcaggtagatttaggaggaaagcttgttgttccccaggaaatagcctgcacaaagctaaggcctgatataattttgtggtctaggagtagaaagaaagtatatttcatagagctgactgtgccttgggaggatttagttgaagaagcatatgaaaggaaaaagc
This sequence is a window from Echeneis naucrates chromosome 12, fEcheNa1.1, whole genome shotgun sequence. Protein-coding genes within it:
- the spra gene encoding sepiapterin reductase a isoform X2, translating into MSIECTDLGQALCIVTGASRGFGRAVAREMSQLMKPRSVIVLVARTEDDLRSLQKELAESEEGRAGLVAKCVVADLGQTEGVESVVGVSKESFSDDMDHIILVNNAASLGDVSRYAISFTNMAEPFSSWVLYCTGKAARDMIFRVLAEEEPDLRVLNYSPGPLDTDMYMVARTRSADPGVRKSFSDMIDQGQVLTCEKSCKKLMKLLLDDKYTSGDHIDIYDV
- the spra gene encoding sepiapterin reductase a isoform X1, with the protein product MSIECTDLGQALCIVTGASRGFGRAVAREMSQLMKPRSVIVLVARTEDDLRSLQKELAESEEGRAGLVAKCVVADLGQTEGVESVVGVSKESFSDDMDHIILVNNAASLGDVSRYAISFTNMAEVDAYLSFNVSSSLCLTASILQAFPQRAGLRRTVINISSLCALQPFSSWVLYCTGKAARDMIFRVLAEEEPDLRVLNYSPGPLDTDMYMVARTRSADPGVRKSFSDMIDQGQVLTCEKSCKKLMKLLLDDKYTSGDHIDIYDV